CCTCCGTGCCATCCTGCGCCACCACGACTTCGTTGGCAATATGGTAGCTCTTGAACGCCCGCAAGGTCAGCGCGACGTCATCCGGGTTATCTTCGACGAGCAGGATCGTTTTCGTCCCCATGCCAGCTCCTTTCCGCACCATCAGTCACTGGAGGGTGAAGTAGACGGTTGCGCCTTTGCCCACCTCCCCCTCCGCCCAGGCCCGCCCGCCGTGGCGATTGACGATGCGCTGCACGATCGCCAGCCCGATCCCCGTCCCCTCGAATTCGGCCGCGGTATGCAGCCGCTGGAAGGGGGCGAACAGCTTGTGCGAATAAGCCATGTCGAACCCGGCGCCATTGTCCCGCACGAAGACCACCGGCCCGCCCGCCTGCTTTATCACGCCGACCTCAATTTGCGGGAGCGGTTGGTCCCGCGTGAATTTCCAGGCGTTGCCGAGGAGGTTCTCGAAGACGGCCTCGAGCAGGCGGTCATCCCCGTCAGCGGTGAGGCCCGGCGCGATCGTGACCGCAACCGGTCTGTCCGGCTTTCCCTGTCGCAAGGACCGCACGACCCGTTCGGCGATCGTGGTGAGATCTACAGGCCGACGCCGCAGCTCCGCCCGGCTGAGCCGCGAGAGTGACAGCAGATCGTCGATGAGCCGTTCCATCTGCTGGGTCGCCCGGCGAATCCGGAAGAGGAAGCCCTGACCGGTGTCATCCAAGCGGCCCTGGTAGTCCTCCAGAAGGGCCTGGCTGAAGCCGTTGATGGTGCGCAACGGAGCCCGCAGGTCGTGAGCGACCGAGTAGCTAAAAGCCTCGAGCTCCTTGTTCGCCGCCCCAAGCTGCGTTGTTCGCTCCGCGACGCGCCGCTCCAGTTCGGCGTTGAGCGCCTGCACGTCCCGGTAGAGCTGTGCGCGCCCCACGGCCAGCGCGCAGCGGAAGGCCAGTTCTTGGCCCAGCTCCAGATCGGCCTCCATATAGTGCCGCCCGGACTCCGCGCTCACGAATGTCAGCGTGCCCGCGATCCCCTCGCGGGCGACGAGTGGGAGCACCATGGCGGACTGCATCCCCAGCGTCCGGAGAAGCCTCAGGTGCTCTGCGTCTCGCGCCCCTTCCGCGAGCATAGCCTCGGGGATCGTGGGATAGAGCTCCGGCTTGCCCGTGCGCAGGACTTTGGGCACCCCATGCGGCGCGTTCCAATCGGGCGGGTACCGGCGCACGAGCTCCTCGGCGAGCGCAACCTTGGCCGGGTCGGTATGCGCGGTCGCCACACGGACAATCGCCCCATGCTCGTCCACCACGTCCACGGCGCACCAGTCGGCCAGAGTTGGCACGGCGAGGCGGGCCACGGTGGCGAGCGTCGCCTTGTGGTCGAGCGAACTCGCCAGCTCTCGGCTCGCTTCGGCCAGAAACGCGAGGCGCTCTCTGGCCTCCTCTACGGCGGCACGTGCGGCCTGCTCGCGTGTGAGGAGTTGCGCTATTTCCCGCTCCGCCCGTTTCTGGAGCGTGATATCCCGGACGACGACCAGGGACGCCGCGCGTCCGCCGAAATCCAGTGTGTGGGAGACGATGTCCACGTCAATCACAGCCCCGTCCTTGCGTCGGTGGCGCCACATGCCGGATGCCTGCAGCCTGGGGCGGCCGGCGGCAACATGGTCGCGCACGCGCGGCACATCCTCGGCGGGCCGGATGTCGAGGATCGTCAACCCTAGGAACTCGTCGCGCGCATAGCCGTACTGGGCCGCGGCGGCATCGTTGACCTCGAGAAATTGAAGCGTCTCCAGATCATAGATCCACATGGGGAGGGGGTTGCTCGCGAAGAGAAGATGAAAGCCGCTGACACCGTCGACGGCGCGAACGGGCACTCCACTCATTGTGCTCCTCGTGTTAAGGAACTCGCTTTCTGTCGCATGCCGCTCTTGCCTATCTGTTCTATGCCCTTGGGGG
This region of bacterium genomic DNA includes:
- a CDS encoding ATP-binding protein, translating into MSGVPVRAVDGVSGFHLLFASNPLPMWIYDLETLQFLEVNDAAAAQYGYARDEFLGLTILDIRPAEDVPRVRDHVAAGRPRLQASGMWRHRRKDGAVIDVDIVSHTLDFGGRAASLVVVRDITLQKRAEREIAQLLTREQAARAAVEEARERLAFLAEASRELASSLDHKATLATVARLAVPTLADWCAVDVVDEHGAIVRVATAHTDPAKVALAEELVRRYPPDWNAPHGVPKVLRTGKPELYPTIPEAMLAEGARDAEHLRLLRTLGMQSAMVLPLVAREGIAGTLTFVSAESGRHYMEADLELGQELAFRCALAVGRAQLYRDVQALNAELERRVAERTTQLGAANKELEAFSYSVAHDLRAPLRTINGFSQALLEDYQGRLDDTGQGFLFRIRRATQQMERLIDDLLSLSRLSRAELRRRPVDLTTIAERVVRSLRQGKPDRPVAVTIAPGLTADGDDRLLEAVFENLLGNAWKFTRDQPLPQIEVGVIKQAGGPVVFVRDNGAGFDMAYSHKLFAPFQRLHTAAEFEGTGIGLAIVQRIVNRHGGRAWAEGEVGKGATVYFTLQ